One genomic window of Paramormyrops kingsleyae isolate MSU_618 chromosome 22, PKINGS_0.4, whole genome shotgun sequence includes the following:
- the LOC111853237 gene encoding chondroadherin-like protein, protein MFVVSAVSVWPHVALILSLGVATVHPSKCPRACVCDNIQLTVACVGKNLTEVPSTINEITVKLNLRGNSIQELPSGAFRHTPYLTHLYLQWCDLRRVREGAFRSLGRLVFLNLANNNIEILYQETFDGLSSLKQLLLDHNRVEEIQPGAFSQLGLLNLLSLTHNRLEYLPNLAFQGLQNIRWLRLSHNTVNYLAVEAFAGLFSLARLSLDHNELQFFPTEVMTRLPELTRLELSYNPMTYLGEETVAMPKLTHLFLDHMSLQDFSYMALALAPGLVHLDLSHNQLQSLQPLMGPEKLTRLNLTGNPVYCSCYLRPLREWAARGRLRLAGVCANPQHLSGESLDGLHPNDLRCQSQEAMLRAEQEYQNRARPPATPRPDRVQCPDNCNCENETLHSSCENRGFTKIPRGFFPDTRLLDLRGNHFHYIPGNSFPGLSQVVSLHLQRCKIHEVESGAFKGMKNLVYLYLSENDLFSLSADAFTGLPQLTYLHLERNKFTRFPREAFKLLPNLLALHLEHNLMSKLELGILVGAEKLRDLYLTSNSIGTVAPGAFDRAPGLEVLHLGANQLTEVPTDSLRNTPSLAELRLSANPIRWIGPKAFFPFAHSLKHLFLDGMKLEKMSKDSLEGLGAGLRSLLLEGNRLEELPSLFPLAGLEVINLAENPLLCDCPLLPLREWIEKVNLKVRASCGHPPELKGRRVKDVHVFKSCPGERPLPNEPPKSPRAPKAAQPKAAHVKATAVKLRHAGGQKSSVSKSTAKKKKLQ, encoded by the exons aTGTTTGTCGTGTCTGCGGTCTCCGTGTGGCCCCACGTGGCGCTCATTCTCTCTCTCGGAGTGGCTACCGTGCACCCAAGTAAATGTCCCAGAGCTTGTGTTTGTGACAACATTCAACTTACCGTGGCCTGCGTCGGCAAGAACCTGACCGAGGTGCCTTCAACTATCAATGAG ATCACCGTGAAGTTGAACCTGAGAGGCAATAGCATTCAGGAGCTGCCTTCCGGAGCTTTCCGGCACACGCCCTACCTCACCCATCTATACCTACAGTGGTGTGACCTCCGCCGTGTGCGTGAGGGGGCCTTTCGCAGCCTGGGGCGCCTGGTGTTTCTCAACCTGGCCAACAACAACATCGAGATACTGTACCAG GAGACTTTTGATGGACTATCATCCCTTAAGCAGCTCCTGCTGGACCACAACCGTGTGGAGGAGATCCAGCCTGGTGCCTTCTCCCAGCTGGGCCTCCTCAACCTGCTCTCCCTCACGCACAACCGCCTGGAGTACCTGCCCAACCTGGCCTTCCAAGGCCTCCAGAACATCAGGTGGCTGCGGCTCAGTCACAACACTGTCAACTATCTGGCCGTGGAGGCCTTCGCTGGCCTTTTCAGCCTGGCCCGCCTTAGCCTGGACCACAATGAGCTGCAGTTCTTCCCCACCGAGGTCATGACCAG ACTCCCAGAGCTGACCCGGCTGGAGCTGAGCTACAATCCCATGACCTATCTGGGAGAGGAGACGGTGGCCATGCCTAAACTTACCCACCTCTTCTTGGACCACATGTCACTGCAGGACTTCTCTTACATGGCACTGGCCTTGGCACCTGGCCTTGTCCACCTGGACCTCAGCCACAACCAGCTTCAGAGCCTCCAACCTCTGATGGGCCCCGAAAAGCTGACCAGGCTCAACCTGACCGGCAACCCGGTCTACTGCAGCTGCTACCTGCGGCCGCTGCGGGAATGGGCCGCCCGGGGCCGGCTGCGGCTGGCGGGCGTCTGTGCCAACCCCCAGCACCTCTCTGGGGAGAGCCTGGACGGTCTTCATCCTAATGACCTGCGCTGCCAGAGCCAGGAGGCCATGTTAAGGGCTGAGCAGGAGTACCAGAACAGGGCCCGCCCACCCGCCACCCCCAGGCCTGACAGGGTGCAGTGCCCTGATAACTGTAATTGTGAG AACGAGACCCTCCACTCTTCCTGTGAAAACCGTGGCTTCACCAAGATCCCCAGAGGCTTCTTCCCGGACACCCGGCTCCTGGACTTACGTGGCAACCACTTCCACTACATCCCTGGGAACAGCTTCCCGGGCCTGTCCCAGGTGGTCTCCCTGCACCTTCAGCGCTGCAAGATCCATGAGGTTGAGTCAGGTGCCTTCAAAGGCATGAAGAACCTCGTCTATTTGTACCTCTCAGAGAATGACCTCTTTTCCCTGAGCGCTGATGCATTCACAGGCCTTCCCCAGCTCACCTACTTGCACCTAGAGAGGAACAAGTTTACCAGATTCCCCAGAGAGGCCTTCAAACTCCTGCCCAACCTTCTAGCTTTGCACCTAGAGCACAACCTCATGAGCAAACTGGAACTGGGTATTCTGGTTGGGGCTGAGAAGCTGAGGGACCTGTATTTGACCAGTAACAGCATCGGCACAGTGGCACCCGGGGCTTTCGATCGGGCTCCTGGCCTTGAAGTCCTCCACTTGGGAGCCAACCAGCTGACTGAAGTGCCAACGGACTCGCTCCGTAATACGCCGAGCTTGGCGGAGCTTCGCCTCTCAGCCAATCCCATTCGCTGGATTGGACCAAAGGCTTTTTTCCCATTTGCTCATAGTTTGAAGCATCTGTTTTTGGATGGAATGAAGTTAGAGAAG ATGTCCAAAGACTCCTTGGAGGGCCTGGGTGCTGGGCTCCGCAGCCTCCTCCTAGAGGGGAACCGGCTGGAGGAGCTGCCCAGCCTTTTCCCGCTTGCAGGGCTGGAGGTTATCAATCTGGCTGAAAACCCTCTTCTGTGTGACTGTCCCCTGCTGCCGCTTCGCGA GTGGATCGAAAAGGTTAACCTGAAAGTGAGGGCCAGCTGTGGACATCCTCCTGAGCTGAAGGGCCGCAGAGTCAAAGATGTCCACGTATTCAAAAGCTGCCCGGGAGAAAGACCGCTCCCCAATGAACCCCCAAAGAGCCCCAGGGCCCCGAAAGCTGCTCAACCCAAAGCTGCCCACGTAAAAGCCACCGCTGTCAAACTGCGCCACGCTGGAGGCCAGAAATCTTCAGTGAGCAAAAGTACAGCCAAAAAGAAAAAGTTACAGTAG
- the LOC111853236 gene encoding zinc finger CCCH domain-containing protein 7B-like isoform X2, giving the protein MDLERQRRKEEIQKALGFIQSSLPYPEPEGYEAFLTQLVCNLLDEGNAVFRDGDWRDATVNYSEGISVARYAQAEALLIPPALLESLYVNRAAAYYNTTDYERALQDCESALAICEGSRRAMYRKTLCLQEMGRLREAYECGTACLLIAPHDKQVSDLAQELATKLGLKIRKAYVRTQAESVTGGGDSNGDTNSTEEISANGLESLSDISSGISSVQCIPAPLATPIPVSDDSPSPTKGPTVPQDSPESPNQGTPRVPFSVPVSEHLAQCEVIGGEIDGLLDCIPKGAEVSGSSPVQGAIPTNLPNTAVGLRPPYSSNIPASSPQLPSPFFNSSISTLNSLESFSTPSTADGSSQVLDSLDSFSTGAGGGGTLDSLSEFTLPGGRVSHSFIPGLRNTKSSHSNGPVGSNLSLLSRNPLAATHEFRQACPACYSRIGPRVMDYKYQPEAAHRCKRDILLCRLKDSEDPTWKRVRPRPARNNFLGAFVLCKEVQERQECKYGENCTFAYCQEEIDVWTQERKGALSRELLFDPLGSTERRALSVTRLLQLHMGMFMFLCEECYDSKPRIISKRSKENLAVCSNLTARHPFDDNKCLVHVVRSANVRYSKVRPLHPLCQFDVCRHEVRYGCQREDSCSFAHSVIELKCWVLQQDTGITHEEIVQESKRHWHRLEQSAQRQKPLHMPAPASVAGGGGGGGGGGGDAIGGGGGGGGRARGLNLKMKFVCGQCWRDGLVSEPDKALKYCTAKARHSWTKERRVLLVKSFEKKKWVVVRPLPFSRSYPQQYDMCVHVMKQKKCHYIGNCSFAHSLEERDVWTYMKNNNLRDMQQMYDMWLTLTNQNRHPDGTLVTPPPEEKHVALPTDYAEPMSGFHCRLCGKHSNSERQWQQHISSEKHKDRVFSCEAEDEGLAWMHRFPGPRFTLCPRLEGGCPDGVSCDYAHGEEELTEWLERRDFLRRKLAKARDDMLIAPNDIDFGKYNFLLQD; this is encoded by the exons ATGGATTTGGAAAGACAGAGGCGCAAGGAAGAAATACAGAAAGCCCTTGGATTTATACA GTCGTCTTTGCCTTATCCAGAGCCCGAAGGCTATgag GCGTTCCTGACCCAGCTAGTTTGCAATCTGCTCGACGAGGGCAACGCAGTCTTCCGTGATGGAGATTGGAGGGATGCGACGGTTAACTACAGTGAGGGGATCAGTGTGGCACGCTACGCTCAAGCCGAGGCCTTGCTCATCCCCCCTGCACTTCTGGAGAGCCTCTATGTCAACAGGGCGGCGGCGTACTACAACACC ACAGACTATGAGAGGGCTCTTCAGGATTGCGAGAGCGCCCTGGCTATCTGTGAGGGGAGCCGCAGGGCAATGTACAGGAAGACCCTGTGCCTGCAGGAGATGGGCCGACTGAGGGAGGCTTATGAGTGTGGGACAGCCTGCCTGCTCATCGCCCCCCAT GACAAGCAGGTCAGTGATCTGGCCCAGGAGCTCGCCACTAAACTGGGCCTGAAGATCCGTAAAGCCTATGTCCGCACGCAG GCCGAATCTGTCACAGGTGGGGGAGATAGCAATGGGGACACCAACAGTACTGAAGAG ATATCTGCTAATGGTCTGGAATCTTTAAGTGACATCAGCTCAG GAATATCCAGTGTTCAGTGCATTCCGGCCCCGCTGGCCACGCCCATCCCCGTCAGCGACGACTCTCCCTCTCCCACCAAGGGCCCCACGGTGCCCCAGGATTCCCCCGAGAGCCCCAACCAGGGCACCCCTCGCGTGCCCTTCTCTGTGCCAGTGTCGGAGCACCTGGCGCAGTGTGAGGTCATCGGAGGGGAGATCGATGGCCTGCTGGACTGCATCCCCAAGGGGGCTGAAGTCAGCGGG TCTTCTCCGGTCCAGGGTGCCATTCCTACCAACCTTCCCAACACAGCCGTTGGCCTGCGGCCCCCCTACTCTTCCAACATACCTGCTTCATCGCCCCAGCTGCCTTCCCCCTTTTTCAACTCCTCCATCAGCACGCTCAACTCCCTGGAGAGTTTCTCCACCCCCAGCACAGCCGATGGCTCCAGTCAAGTTCTGGATTCCTTGGACTCCTTCTCGACTGGGgctggtgggggagggacaCTGGACTCCTTGTCAGAGTTCACCCTTCCTG GAGGAAGAGTCTCGCATAGTTTCATCCCCGGGCTGCGGAATACAAAATCTTCCCATAGC AATGGCCCAGTCGGCTCAAACCTCTCCCTGCTGTCCCGCAACCCACTGGCTGCCACCCACGAGTTCCGTCAGGCGTGTCCCGCCTGCTACAGCCGCATCG GCCCGCGGGTCATGGACTACAAGTACCAGCCAGAGGCGGCGCACCGCTGTAAGCGAGACATCCTGCTATGCCGACTCAAAGACAGCGAAGACCCCACCTGGAAGAGGGTGCGGCCCCGCCCCGCCCGCAACAACTTCCTGGGGGCATTTGTGCTCTGCAAAG AGGTGCAGGAGCGCCAAGAGTGCAAGTATGGAGAGAACTGCACGTTCGCCTACTGTCAGGAGGAGATCGACGTGTGGACGCAGGAGCGGAAGGGCGCTCTGAGCCGGGAGCTGCTGTTCGACCCGCTGGGCAGCACCGAGAGGCGGGCACTGAGCGTCACGCGGCTGCTGCAACTGCACATGGGCATGTTTATGTTCCTCTGTGAG gAGTGTTATGACAGCAAACCTCGAATCATCAGCAAACGGAGCAAAGAGAACCTCGCGGTTTGCTCCAATCTCACCGCCCGGCACCCATTTGATGACAACAA GTGCCTGGTACACGTGGTGCGTTCGGCCAACGTGCGCTACAGCAAAGTACGCCCGCTGCACCCGCTCTGCCAGTTCGACGTGTGCCGCCACGAGGTGCGTTACGGCTGCCAGCGCGAGGACAGCTGCTCCTTCGCCCACTCCGTCATCGAGCTCAAGTGCTGGGTGCTGCAGCAGGACACTG GCATCACGCACGAGGAGATCGTTCAGGAGTCGAAAAGGCACTGGCACCGGCTGGAGCAGAGCGCGCAGCGGCAGAAG CCTCTGCACATGCCGGCCCCGGCCAGTGTGGCgggaggaggtgggggaggcggaggaggaggcggcgatGCCatcggaggaggaggaggtggcggCGGACGAGCTCGCGGGCTGAACCTGAAGATGAAGTTTGTGTGCGGCCAGTGCTGGAGGGACGGCCTGGTCAGCGAGCCCGACAAGGCGCTCAAATACTGCACCGCCAAGGCCCGGCACAG CTGGACGAAAGAGCGCAGGGTGCTGCTGGTCAAGTCCTTTGAGAAGAAGAAGTGGGTGGTGGTTCGGCCGCTGCCGTTCTCCAGGAGCTACCCGCAGCAGTATGAC ATGTGCGTCCACGTCATGAAGCAGAAGAAATGCCACTACATCGGGAACTGCTCGTTCGCCCACAGCCTGGAGGAGAGGGACGTCTGGACCTACATGAAGAACAACAACc TGCGGGACATGCAGCAGATGTATGACATGTGGTTGacgctgaccaatcagaaccgTCACCCGGATGGCACACTGGTGACTCCACCTCCAGAGGAGAAACACGTTGCCTTGCCAACGGACTACGCGGAGCCAATG AGCGGCTTCCACTGCCGCCTCTGTGGCAAGCACAGCAACAGCGAGCGCCAGTGGCAGCAGCACATCTCCTCGGAGAAGCACAAGGACCGCGTGTTCAGCTGCGAGGCCGAGGACGAGGGCCTGGCGTGGATGCACCGTTTCCCAGGGCCCAGGTTCACGCTCTGTCCCAG
- the LOC111853239 gene encoding ran GTPase-activating protein 1-like, with product MASEDVAQLADSLAKTQVREGELSYKGRGLKFDNAKSVEGLVREVEEFQGLRALRLEGNTFGVEAAQAIAKTLEKKGEFECCYWSDMFTGRLRSEIPPALTSLGGALMTAGARLKVLDLSDNAFGPDGVKGIDTLLRSTVCHTLQELHLNNCGMGIGGGKILAAALMECHKQSSAVGSPLSLKIFIAGRNRLENDGATALAQAFQMMGSLEEVHMPQNGINHPGVTALARAMQSNQKLRVLNLNDNTFTKKGAIAMAQTLKGLHSVQVINFGDCLVRSEGAAAIADALMTGLPILKELNLSFGEIKEEAALMVAKAVRNKALLEKLDLNGNYLGVDGCKILKQIMDDMKIGNLLGSLSDDEGELEDEEEDDEEEEEDEDEEGKDGEDEEEEEEEEEEEDEDEEDNRVKADQDVDAVVTPAKPQNTVSTPVSSSRPPDVTSFLSFPSPDKLLKLGAKRALLIEQQVDVLDAGRTVEAFLKVSSVYKDEHEVKKAVLDTVDAVLRKAFSPPIIHSYSFISALLVMLGLIKSEEKIKPVKVVPGHLLALDHAVQQDYFPREHVAVLHAFMSRRCKSLESCSSARNSLISTLEQLRSKC from the exons ATGGCGTCAGAAGATGTGGCACAGCTGGCTGACTCCCTAGCCAAAACGCAGGTCAGAGAGGGAGAGCTGAGCTACAAAGGCCGAGGGCTGAAGTTTGACAATGCAAAGTCTG TGGAGGGCCTGGTGCGTGAGGTGGAGGAGTTTCAGGGGTTGCGGGCCTTGAGGCTGGAGGGGAACACGTTTGGAGTGGAAGCAGCCCAGGCGATCGCTAAAACTCTGGAGAAAAAAGGGGAGTTTGAG TGCTGCTACTGGAGCGACATGTTCACGGGGCGGCTGCGATCAGAAATCCCCCCAGCCTTG ACCTCCCTAGGAGGAGCCTTGATGACAGCGGGTGCTCGCTTGAAGGTGCTGGACCTCAGTGACAACGCCTTTGGTCCTGATGGAGTGAAAGGAATAGATACGCTGCTCAGGAGCACCGTCTGTCACACCTTGCAGGAGCTGCATCTCAACAACTGTGGCATGGGCATTGGCGGAGGGAAG ATCCTAGCTGCAGCCCTAATGGAGTGTCACAAACAGTCCAGCGCGGTGGGCTCCCCGCTCTCACTGAAGATTTTCATCGCTGGAAGGAACCGGCTCGAGAACGATGGGGCTACTGCTCTCGCTCAAGCTTTTCAA ATGATGGGAAGCCTGGAGGAGGTGCACATGCCCCAGAACGGCATCAACCACCCTGGGGTGACGGCGCTCGCCAGAGCCATGCAGTCCAATCAGAAGCTGCGCGTCCTCAACCTTAACGACAACACCTTCACTAAGAAAGGGGCCATCGCCATGGCACAG ACTTTGAAGGGACTCCACAGTGTCCAAGTGATCAATTTCGGTGACTGCTTGGTGCGTTCTGAGGGTGCGGCCGCCATTGCTGACGCGCTGATGACGGGCCTGCCCATCCTTAAG GAGCTCAACCTATCCTTCGGTGAGATCAAAGAAGAGGCTGCACTAATGGTGGCTAAGGCTGTGAGGAATAAAGCCCTTCTGGAGAAGCTGGACCTCAACG GCAACTATCTGGGGGTGGATGGCTGTAAAATACTGAAGCAGATCATGGATGACATGAAGATTGGGAACCTGCTGGGTTCGCTCAG TGATGATGAAGGAGAGCTggaagatgaggaggaggatgacgaagaggaggaggaagatgaggatGAAGAAGGTAAGGATGGTGAAgatgaagaagaggaggaggaggaagaggaggaggaagatgaggatGAAGAAGACAATAGAGTGAAAGCTGACCAGGATGTGGATGCTGTGGTGACCCCAGCCAAGCCCCAGAACACT GTTTCCACCCCGGTGTCGTCCTCTCGGCCCCCCGACGTCACTTCTTTCCTCAGCTTCCCCTCCCCCGACAAGCTGCTGAAACTGGGGGCCAAACGAGCACTGCTCATCGAACAGCAG GTAGATGTGCTGGATGCGGGGAGGACGGTGGAGGCCTTCCTGAAAGTCTCCTCCGTGTACAAAGACGAGCATGAGGTCAAGAAGGCTGTGCTGGACACTGTTG ATGCCGTGCTGAGGAAGGCCTTCTCACCCCCCATCATCCACAGTTACAGCTTCATCTCAGCTCTCCTGGTCATGTTAGGCCTGATCAAG AGTGAGGAGAAGATAAAGCCGGTGAAGGTGGTACCCGGTCATCTGCTGGCCCTGGATCACGCTGTGCAGCAGGACTATTTCCCCCGGGAGCATGTGGCCGTGCTGCATGCTTTCATGTCCCG CCGCTGCAAGTCTCTGGAGTCCTGCAGCAGCGCCAGAAACTCCCTCATCTCCACGCTGGAGCAACTGAGGTCCAAATGTTGA
- the LOC111853236 gene encoding zinc finger CCCH domain-containing protein 7B-like isoform X1 — translation MDLERQRRKEEIQKALGFIQSSLPYPEPEGYEAFLTQLVCNLLDEGNAVFRDGDWRDATVNYSEGISVARYAQAEALLIPPALLESLYVNRAAAYYNTTDYERALQDCESALAICEGSRRAMYRKTLCLQEMGRLREAYECGTACLLIAPHDKQVSDLAQELATKLGLKIRKAYVRTQAESVTGGGDSNGDTNSTEEISANGLESLSDISSAGISSVQCIPAPLATPIPVSDDSPSPTKGPTVPQDSPESPNQGTPRVPFSVPVSEHLAQCEVIGGEIDGLLDCIPKGAEVSGSSPVQGAIPTNLPNTAVGLRPPYSSNIPASSPQLPSPFFNSSISTLNSLESFSTPSTADGSSQVLDSLDSFSTGAGGGGTLDSLSEFTLPGGRVSHSFIPGLRNTKSSHSNGPVGSNLSLLSRNPLAATHEFRQACPACYSRIGPRVMDYKYQPEAAHRCKRDILLCRLKDSEDPTWKRVRPRPARNNFLGAFVLCKEVQERQECKYGENCTFAYCQEEIDVWTQERKGALSRELLFDPLGSTERRALSVTRLLQLHMGMFMFLCEECYDSKPRIISKRSKENLAVCSNLTARHPFDDNKCLVHVVRSANVRYSKVRPLHPLCQFDVCRHEVRYGCQREDSCSFAHSVIELKCWVLQQDTGITHEEIVQESKRHWHRLEQSAQRQKPLHMPAPASVAGGGGGGGGGGGDAIGGGGGGGGRARGLNLKMKFVCGQCWRDGLVSEPDKALKYCTAKARHSWTKERRVLLVKSFEKKKWVVVRPLPFSRSYPQQYDMCVHVMKQKKCHYIGNCSFAHSLEERDVWTYMKNNNLRDMQQMYDMWLTLTNQNRHPDGTLVTPPPEEKHVALPTDYAEPMSGFHCRLCGKHSNSERQWQQHISSEKHKDRVFSCEAEDEGLAWMHRFPGPRFTLCPRLEGGCPDGVSCDYAHGEEELTEWLERRDFLRRKLAKARDDMLIAPNDIDFGKYNFLLQD, via the exons ATGGATTTGGAAAGACAGAGGCGCAAGGAAGAAATACAGAAAGCCCTTGGATTTATACA GTCGTCTTTGCCTTATCCAGAGCCCGAAGGCTATgag GCGTTCCTGACCCAGCTAGTTTGCAATCTGCTCGACGAGGGCAACGCAGTCTTCCGTGATGGAGATTGGAGGGATGCGACGGTTAACTACAGTGAGGGGATCAGTGTGGCACGCTACGCTCAAGCCGAGGCCTTGCTCATCCCCCCTGCACTTCTGGAGAGCCTCTATGTCAACAGGGCGGCGGCGTACTACAACACC ACAGACTATGAGAGGGCTCTTCAGGATTGCGAGAGCGCCCTGGCTATCTGTGAGGGGAGCCGCAGGGCAATGTACAGGAAGACCCTGTGCCTGCAGGAGATGGGCCGACTGAGGGAGGCTTATGAGTGTGGGACAGCCTGCCTGCTCATCGCCCCCCAT GACAAGCAGGTCAGTGATCTGGCCCAGGAGCTCGCCACTAAACTGGGCCTGAAGATCCGTAAAGCCTATGTCCGCACGCAG GCCGAATCTGTCACAGGTGGGGGAGATAGCAATGGGGACACCAACAGTACTGAAGAG ATATCTGCTAATGGTCTGGAATCTTTAAGTGACATCAGCTCAG CAGGAATATCCAGTGTTCAGTGCATTCCGGCCCCGCTGGCCACGCCCATCCCCGTCAGCGACGACTCTCCCTCTCCCACCAAGGGCCCCACGGTGCCCCAGGATTCCCCCGAGAGCCCCAACCAGGGCACCCCTCGCGTGCCCTTCTCTGTGCCAGTGTCGGAGCACCTGGCGCAGTGTGAGGTCATCGGAGGGGAGATCGATGGCCTGCTGGACTGCATCCCCAAGGGGGCTGAAGTCAGCGGG TCTTCTCCGGTCCAGGGTGCCATTCCTACCAACCTTCCCAACACAGCCGTTGGCCTGCGGCCCCCCTACTCTTCCAACATACCTGCTTCATCGCCCCAGCTGCCTTCCCCCTTTTTCAACTCCTCCATCAGCACGCTCAACTCCCTGGAGAGTTTCTCCACCCCCAGCACAGCCGATGGCTCCAGTCAAGTTCTGGATTCCTTGGACTCCTTCTCGACTGGGgctggtgggggagggacaCTGGACTCCTTGTCAGAGTTCACCCTTCCTG GAGGAAGAGTCTCGCATAGTTTCATCCCCGGGCTGCGGAATACAAAATCTTCCCATAGC AATGGCCCAGTCGGCTCAAACCTCTCCCTGCTGTCCCGCAACCCACTGGCTGCCACCCACGAGTTCCGTCAGGCGTGTCCCGCCTGCTACAGCCGCATCG GCCCGCGGGTCATGGACTACAAGTACCAGCCAGAGGCGGCGCACCGCTGTAAGCGAGACATCCTGCTATGCCGACTCAAAGACAGCGAAGACCCCACCTGGAAGAGGGTGCGGCCCCGCCCCGCCCGCAACAACTTCCTGGGGGCATTTGTGCTCTGCAAAG AGGTGCAGGAGCGCCAAGAGTGCAAGTATGGAGAGAACTGCACGTTCGCCTACTGTCAGGAGGAGATCGACGTGTGGACGCAGGAGCGGAAGGGCGCTCTGAGCCGGGAGCTGCTGTTCGACCCGCTGGGCAGCACCGAGAGGCGGGCACTGAGCGTCACGCGGCTGCTGCAACTGCACATGGGCATGTTTATGTTCCTCTGTGAG gAGTGTTATGACAGCAAACCTCGAATCATCAGCAAACGGAGCAAAGAGAACCTCGCGGTTTGCTCCAATCTCACCGCCCGGCACCCATTTGATGACAACAA GTGCCTGGTACACGTGGTGCGTTCGGCCAACGTGCGCTACAGCAAAGTACGCCCGCTGCACCCGCTCTGCCAGTTCGACGTGTGCCGCCACGAGGTGCGTTACGGCTGCCAGCGCGAGGACAGCTGCTCCTTCGCCCACTCCGTCATCGAGCTCAAGTGCTGGGTGCTGCAGCAGGACACTG GCATCACGCACGAGGAGATCGTTCAGGAGTCGAAAAGGCACTGGCACCGGCTGGAGCAGAGCGCGCAGCGGCAGAAG CCTCTGCACATGCCGGCCCCGGCCAGTGTGGCgggaggaggtgggggaggcggaggaggaggcggcgatGCCatcggaggaggaggaggtggcggCGGACGAGCTCGCGGGCTGAACCTGAAGATGAAGTTTGTGTGCGGCCAGTGCTGGAGGGACGGCCTGGTCAGCGAGCCCGACAAGGCGCTCAAATACTGCACCGCCAAGGCCCGGCACAG CTGGACGAAAGAGCGCAGGGTGCTGCTGGTCAAGTCCTTTGAGAAGAAGAAGTGGGTGGTGGTTCGGCCGCTGCCGTTCTCCAGGAGCTACCCGCAGCAGTATGAC ATGTGCGTCCACGTCATGAAGCAGAAGAAATGCCACTACATCGGGAACTGCTCGTTCGCCCACAGCCTGGAGGAGAGGGACGTCTGGACCTACATGAAGAACAACAACc TGCGGGACATGCAGCAGATGTATGACATGTGGTTGacgctgaccaatcagaaccgTCACCCGGATGGCACACTGGTGACTCCACCTCCAGAGGAGAAACACGTTGCCTTGCCAACGGACTACGCGGAGCCAATG AGCGGCTTCCACTGCCGCCTCTGTGGCAAGCACAGCAACAGCGAGCGCCAGTGGCAGCAGCACATCTCCTCGGAGAAGCACAAGGACCGCGTGTTCAGCTGCGAGGCCGAGGACGAGGGCCTGGCGTGGATGCACCGTTTCCCAGGGCCCAGGTTCACGCTCTGTCCCAG